The Candidatus Tumulicola sp. genomic sequence TACAATCCTCGGCTATGAAACAGATGCCGCGCTTATTGCTCAAGGCGTCGTGCCACCCGTCGTGACTGGGGCAGATGGCACGCCGAAAGACTTCGTGGTTCTCGCCATAGCCGACCTTAGGGACTGGGGCCCAAAAGGGCAGGGCGGCTTCGCCACGATGGGAACCTATCGGCGCAACGGCACGGCGTTCACAACCGGTACGGTGAACTGGGCGGGCGGGCTCAGCAGCGGATCACCGGTGGAGCAGATTACCCGAAACGTTCTGCTAAAACTCACCGGCGATCGTTCCCTCCAGCTGGCGCTGACCAACGCGGGATTCGAGGACTGGGTTGGCGGTCTTCCAACCGGCTGGACCCTCGATGGCGTCGGCGTGATTGCGGTGGATGACGTCGATGCCGAAGCAGCCGCCGATCACATGCGCTTTGCCGACAGCGGCAGCTCGTGCCTTAAAGTCGATGCGTCCGCCGGTGACACATGGGTCGGCCAGCCGGGACTCTCGCTCGACCCGCGCGCGGCCTACGGCGTCGGGTGCTGGGCAAAGGCTTCCGCGCTCGGCGCCACTCTTCGCCTACAAACCACTGACACGTGGATCGATCTTGCTGTCGCGGAGCACTCGGGCTCGGGGGAATGGGAATACCTGTTCCTCCAGGGTACAAGCCAGAACAGTAGCGCGAGCGTTCCGGCCCGGGTGAAGATTCAGGTCGCCGGCGGCACGATTGCGTGGTTCGATAATGTCATCGTCCTTAGACTCTCTTAACGCAAACAGTGGTTGCGTAATCAAAGGCTATTGCAGAGCTGATGATTTTGTGATACGTACCTACATACACCCGTTGCGACGGTACTTCCTGATTGGGGTCCGGTTGGTATTTGGAGTGGGCGATGGCTGATCAGACTTATGATATCGTGATCGTCGGCGGCAGCTTGGGGGGATGCGCCGCCGCATTGAGCGCAGGATCGAGCCAATACACGGTGTGCTTGCTCGAAGCGAGCGGATGGCTAGGGGGCCAATACTCTGCCCAGGGCGTCACCAAACCGGACGAATCAAGCTACACTCCCACGGTCGGCAGCACAGCGACATATCGCGGTTTCCAGCACAACGTCCGCGCATTCTATCGCAGCAACTACCGGTTGTCCCCGAGCGGCCAAGGTCAACCGACGTTCAATCCTGGAGGCGGCTACCCCGGCTTTGCGACGCAGCCTCGAGTGGCGCATCAGGTGTTGCTGCAGCAGCTCCAAGCGCTCTCGAACGTTCACGTTCGTCTCAACACTAGCATCTCAAGCGCTCAAGCAGAGGGAGACTGTCTTCAAAGCGTCGTCGCGGTCGGTTCGGACGGAGTGCAAACGACCTATGCGGCAAAGTACTTCCTCGATGCGACCGATCTCGGCGACCTCCTCCCGATTGCAGGCGTCGAGTACAACCTTGGCGCCGAGAGCAAGGATGACACGCGCGAGTCAGCAGCGCCGGCAGAAGCGCGGTCAGACTGGATTCAGCCGATCACGGTAGTCGTCGCGCTCGAGCGTCGTCCGGATGGAGAAGACAACAGGATTGTAAAGCCGCCCGACTACGACGCGCTCAAGGCGACTCAGAAGTATACCATTCTCGACGGCTACATCAAAAAGATGTTCCAGCCGGGCGTGGACATGTGGGGCTACCGCCGCCACATCTATGCAGCGAATTTCAATGACCCGGCCTTCCCGTGCGATTTCAGCATGCTTAACATGGGGGCGAACGACTTTCAAGGCGGGACGCTGCCAACCGG encodes the following:
- a CDS encoding FAD-dependent oxidoreductase; its protein translation is MADQTYDIVIVGGSLGGCAAALSAGSSQYTVCLLEASGWLGGQYSAQGVTKPDESSYTPTVGSTATYRGFQHNVRAFYRSNYRLSPSGQGQPTFNPGGGYPGFATQPRVAHQVLLQQLQALSNVHVRLNTSISSAQAEGDCLQSVVAVGSDGVQTTYAAKYFLDATDLGDLLPIAGVEYNLGAESKDDTRESAAPAEARSDWIQPITVVVALERRPDGEDNRIVKPPDYDALKATQKYTILDGYIKKMFQPGVDMWGYRRHIYAANFNDPAFPCDFSMLNMGANDFQGGTLPTGSAEGDAAVIAGARQASLAYVYWLQTECPRDDGGGVGYQNLKVRGDEFGTDDGTAAQPYIRESRRIKGQYRIVQQDLDQASNAGPRGKNYDDSCGIGFYGGLDIHGNNAVGMGQQFISIKPFEIPLRALVPIRVKNVLAACKNLGVTHITNGAYRLHPVEWNIGEAAAALAVFALDKNARPADVPGNQSLLRSLQKRLLARGVPLFWWTDITNADQAFAAVHLVGVAGIMSGEGTSMNFQPNDDFGDDAKAAVESNLGKKLNWPPSDMTRSQAALWIVQQLNW